In the Kribbella sp. NBC_00482 genome, one interval contains:
- a CDS encoding DUF4184 family protein, with the protein MPFTLAHPAAVLPLFRRPFVASALVAGAVAPDLLYIGPIYRIATRQINGNFTLTLTHEFTSALWLDPLLALLLLAVFNLVLKRPLIALAPPALAGRLETPRRPFRIPSASVLLWTVVSAVVGAITHVVWDSFTHGDGYFVRQFPGFFRAQVTGAWDVNRILQYVSTLGGCLVLAVWLYRWYRRTAPQPVDERMPTWVRYLVYVAAIGLAVSGAVAELGRVDGGFGGEIGVRTVLTGLMSGGLIAVGAYVVLWHLERLRRRTHVS; encoded by the coding sequence GTGCCGTTCACCCTCGCCCACCCTGCGGCAGTCCTCCCGCTGTTCCGCCGGCCCTTCGTGGCGTCAGCCCTGGTGGCCGGTGCGGTGGCGCCCGACCTGCTGTACATCGGCCCGATCTACCGGATCGCCACGCGGCAGATCAACGGCAACTTCACGCTGACACTCACCCACGAGTTCACCTCTGCATTGTGGCTGGACCCGCTGCTAGCGCTGTTGCTGCTCGCCGTCTTCAACCTGGTCCTCAAGCGTCCCCTGATCGCTCTGGCGCCACCTGCGCTCGCCGGCCGGCTGGAGACCCCACGCCGGCCGTTCCGCATCCCCAGCGCCTCCGTCCTCCTCTGGACGGTCGTCTCAGCCGTCGTGGGAGCGATCACTCACGTCGTCTGGGACTCGTTCACCCATGGCGACGGCTACTTCGTCCGCCAGTTCCCCGGGTTCTTCCGGGCACAGGTGACGGGAGCGTGGGACGTCAACCGCATCCTTCAGTACGTCAGCACACTGGGTGGCTGCCTCGTTCTCGCGGTGTGGCTCTATCGCTGGTACCGCCGTACGGCACCACAGCCCGTCGATGAGCGCATGCCGACCTGGGTCCGGTACCTCGTCTACGTCGCGGCCATCGGTCTGGCGGTCAGCGGAGCGGTTGCGGAGCTCGGCCGCGTCGACGGCGGGTTCGGCGGTGAGATCGGCGTACGAACGGTGCTCACCGGCCTCATGTCGGGCGGTCTGATCGCTGTCGGTGCGTACGTCGTTCTGTGGCACCTGGAGCGGTTGCGACGGCGAACACACGTTTCGTGA
- a CDS encoding fatty acid desaturase family protein produces MSQLLAEDHDPLRAQNKYTHLYTDLLRTVRELGLLKRRRRYYFIRIGLVLTAFAAVWVGVGLLGNSWFQLLMAGALALVLTQVAFLSHDSAHRQVFDSAAWNDWTARLLAGGLVGISAAWWKSKHSRHHGAPNQLGKDPDIAIGVVAFTPEHAARRQGFKAWLTRRQGWLFFPLLTLEGLSLYVASIQHLFRRGTSTVERIEAAIVVTRIAGYLTVLFLVLPLGKAGAFVGLQLAVFGVCLGGSFAPNHKGMPLVPKTMKLDFLRRQVLMSRNIRGGLFTDFALGGLNYQIEHHLFPSMPRPTLRKVQPIVREYCELHGVKYTEVGLFTSYKIVVGYLNNVGLRARDPFDCPLASQYGR; encoded by the coding sequence ATGTCACAGCTTCTCGCCGAAGACCACGACCCCTTGCGGGCGCAGAACAAGTACACGCACCTCTACACCGACCTGCTCCGGACCGTCCGCGAACTCGGACTGCTCAAGCGGCGTCGCAGGTACTACTTCATCCGGATCGGTCTGGTGCTGACCGCCTTCGCGGCGGTCTGGGTCGGCGTCGGCCTGCTCGGCAACTCCTGGTTCCAGCTCCTGATGGCAGGTGCCCTGGCGCTGGTGCTCACGCAGGTCGCCTTCCTCAGTCACGACAGCGCGCATCGCCAGGTCTTCGACTCGGCCGCCTGGAACGACTGGACCGCGCGCCTGCTGGCCGGTGGTCTCGTCGGCATCAGCGCCGCGTGGTGGAAGTCGAAGCACAGCCGCCACCACGGCGCGCCGAACCAGCTGGGGAAGGACCCGGACATCGCCATCGGCGTCGTCGCGTTCACCCCTGAGCACGCCGCCCGCCGCCAGGGCTTCAAGGCCTGGCTGACCCGCCGCCAGGGCTGGCTCTTCTTCCCGTTGCTGACCCTCGAGGGCTTGAGCCTGTACGTCGCGAGCATCCAGCACCTGTTCCGCCGCGGTACGAGCACCGTCGAGCGCATCGAGGCCGCGATCGTGGTGACCCGGATCGCCGGGTATCTGACCGTGCTGTTCCTCGTGCTGCCGCTCGGCAAGGCCGGCGCGTTCGTCGGGCTGCAGCTCGCGGTCTTCGGCGTCTGCCTCGGCGGCTCGTTCGCTCCGAACCACAAAGGCATGCCGCTCGTCCCGAAGACGATGAAGCTCGACTTCCTGCGCCGCCAGGTGCTGATGTCGCGCAACATCCGCGGCGGTCTGTTCACCGACTTCGCGTTGGGCGGGCTGAACTACCAGATCGAGCACCACCTGTTCCCGAGCATGCCGCGGCCGACGCTGCGGAAGGTCCAGCCGATCGTCCGCGAGTACTGCGAACTGCACGGAGTGAAGTACACCGAGGTCGGCCTGTTCACGTCGTACAAGATCGTCGTCGGCTACCTGAACAACGTCGGTCTGCGCGCCCGGGACCCGTTCGACTGCCCGTTGGCGTCGCAGTACGGGCGGTAG
- a CDS encoding mycothiol-dependent nitroreductase Rv2466c family protein, whose translation MTRYDQTGADLDLWDQVTRTYFTERLGTKAARTAPGVDLYVDPVCPYTWVVACWLREVAQHRDLDLRYHVMSLLMLNEGRDDTYSRQLDASTGPSRVATAVVTHHGSEAFRRWHGAFGNLIFDHWRYPTPTEYRDASTAALTEAGLPATLADAADTTEYDEALRRSHDEGTRPVGIDGGTPVVHIDGAAFFGPVLNAVPRGDDALRLFDGVRLLAGCRDFYELKRTRTTPPDVSYRPMEGEAP comes from the coding sequence ATGACGCGATACGACCAGACCGGTGCCGACCTCGACCTGTGGGACCAGGTCACCAGGACCTACTTCACTGAGCGCCTGGGCACCAAAGCAGCACGCACAGCACCAGGCGTGGACCTGTACGTCGACCCTGTCTGCCCGTACACGTGGGTCGTGGCCTGCTGGCTACGAGAGGTCGCTCAGCATCGCGACCTGGACCTCCGCTACCACGTGATGAGCCTGCTCATGCTCAACGAAGGCCGCGACGACACCTACAGCCGGCAGCTCGACGCATCGACAGGCCCTTCCCGGGTAGCGACAGCAGTCGTCACGCACCACGGCAGTGAAGCGTTCCGGAGGTGGCACGGTGCCTTCGGCAACCTGATCTTCGACCACTGGCGCTATCCGACGCCGACGGAGTACCGCGACGCTTCGACAGCAGCCCTGACCGAGGCCGGACTTCCCGCGACGCTCGCGGACGCCGCCGACACCACCGAGTACGACGAGGCACTGCGCCGCAGCCACGACGAAGGCACCCGTCCGGTGGGGATCGACGGCGGTACGCCGGTTGTGCACATCGACGGGGCCGCCTTCTTCGGACCGGTCCTGAACGCGGTCCCCCGTGGCGACGACGCGCTCCGCCTGTTCGACGGCGTACGGCTGCTCGCGGGGTGTCGTGACTTCTACGAACTCAAGCGCACGCGCACCACACCGCCCGATGTGAGCTACCGTCCGATGGAGGGGGAGGCACCATGA
- a CDS encoding helix-turn-helix transcriptional regulator: MINDLLLGAAAVAGERVRLDVLQQVVGLPPNDFMDALDELVRAGALVVTAGEAWFADESVRREAEARLPLTARADLHRRTAEAVDAPAEVQRHWSAAVAVTPDPRERARLQLNLARAAVRAGDLQAAHAAVRAAVMTARTSQDLDLLADAAVTLEPIGQSTWDGDIHQWCSEALAAPRLSAQRKVRLRARQAQAAIYLGRWSEASTASSEALRQAESIQDDDLLVEALTARQLATSGPDDVDELTTAARRMIELGTSTGRAEIELRGRLWRVDALWYVGDLAAVAAETGRLASCAGRVSGPHGRWHVLLTRASLALARAEFEDAEALHADALTGFREIDHPAAHGAEVAFQMLLGHHRGHTEDLLSPAAWQFGTDVRWDLSARLARAFVLVDAGRFDEAAAAYERCGHPESWQPMRAAELLMDAAAARVAAALGRVDDVRLFRARLEPRRGRYVVGGAGATNFLGPVELVLGACAAALGEWEAATADLQKAGALCRSIGAPGFAVEAACLLAEAYEQSGDLAQARALAAETLPLAKTLGMTPWVERLSKPTSPLSQREREVAGLVAKGLSNREIAAALVISERTAQNHVQHILTKLGFANRAQVAAWVSKG; this comes from the coding sequence GTGATTAACGACCTGCTCCTGGGAGCCGCTGCGGTGGCCGGTGAGCGGGTGCGCCTCGACGTACTCCAGCAGGTCGTCGGCCTACCGCCGAACGACTTCATGGACGCCTTGGACGAGCTGGTCCGTGCCGGCGCTTTGGTCGTCACAGCCGGCGAGGCCTGGTTTGCCGACGAGTCCGTACGCCGGGAGGCCGAGGCACGGCTGCCCCTGACCGCCCGCGCCGACCTGCACCGCCGTACAGCTGAGGCCGTCGACGCACCGGCCGAGGTCCAGCGGCACTGGTCCGCAGCCGTCGCAGTGACACCTGATCCGCGAGAGCGAGCACGGCTGCAACTCAACCTCGCCAGGGCAGCTGTCCGCGCCGGTGACCTCCAGGCAGCACACGCGGCCGTCCGGGCCGCGGTCATGACTGCACGCACCTCGCAGGACCTCGACCTGCTCGCAGACGCAGCAGTGACGTTGGAGCCGATCGGCCAGTCCACGTGGGACGGCGACATCCACCAGTGGTGCAGCGAAGCGCTCGCCGCGCCGAGGCTGTCAGCACAGCGCAAGGTCCGTCTACGAGCCCGGCAGGCACAGGCGGCTATCTACCTCGGCCGCTGGTCCGAGGCCTCGACTGCGAGCAGCGAAGCTCTCCGCCAGGCCGAGAGCATTCAAGACGACGACCTGCTCGTCGAGGCGCTCACTGCACGCCAGCTCGCCACCAGCGGACCTGACGACGTCGACGAACTGACCACGGCAGCACGCCGGATGATCGAGCTCGGTACGTCGACCGGCCGCGCCGAGATCGAGCTCCGCGGACGCCTGTGGCGAGTGGACGCGCTCTGGTACGTAGGCGACCTGGCCGCGGTCGCAGCCGAGACAGGCCGGCTCGCGAGCTGTGCAGGTCGTGTCAGCGGTCCGCACGGCCGCTGGCACGTGCTGCTGACGCGGGCGTCGCTCGCACTGGCCAGGGCTGAGTTCGAGGACGCCGAGGCCCTGCACGCCGACGCGCTCACCGGCTTCCGGGAGATCGACCACCCCGCGGCGCATGGTGCCGAGGTCGCCTTCCAAATGCTGCTGGGCCACCACCGTGGTCACACCGAGGACCTGCTGAGCCCAGCGGCGTGGCAGTTCGGGACGGATGTCCGCTGGGACCTGTCCGCCCGCCTGGCTCGTGCGTTCGTCCTCGTGGACGCAGGGCGGTTCGACGAAGCGGCCGCGGCGTACGAACGCTGCGGCCACCCGGAGTCCTGGCAACCGATGCGGGCCGCCGAGTTGTTGATGGACGCCGCAGCAGCACGAGTAGCGGCCGCACTCGGCCGCGTCGACGACGTACGGCTCTTTCGTGCCCGGCTGGAACCCCGCCGTGGCCGGTACGTCGTCGGCGGCGCCGGGGCGACCAACTTCCTCGGTCCTGTCGAACTGGTGCTCGGTGCGTGCGCTGCCGCGCTCGGCGAATGGGAAGCGGCCACCGCAGACCTCCAGAAGGCCGGTGCGCTCTGCCGGTCGATCGGTGCGCCTGGCTTCGCGGTCGAGGCCGCCTGTCTGCTGGCCGAGGCGTACGAGCAGTCCGGTGACCTGGCGCAGGCACGCGCCTTGGCCGCCGAGACACTGCCGCTGGCGAAGACCCTCGGCATGACCCCGTGGGTGGAACGACTAAGCAAGCCCACCAGCCCGTTGAGCCAGCGCGAGCGGGAAGTCGCCGGTCTGGTCGCCAAGGGCCTCAGCAACCGCGAGATCGCCGCAGCACTGGTCATCTCCGAACGAACAGCCCAGAACCATGTCCAGCACATCCTCACCAAGCTCGGCTTCGCGAACCGCGCCCAGGTCGCTGCCTGGGTGAGTAAGGGATGA
- a CDS encoding maleylpyruvate isomerase family mycothiol-dependent enzyme, with protein MNDDELWAAIDAQRLRTADLLATLAPADWSHRSLCDGWTVRDVAGHLTLQQMTVGDILRLVLKHPGVHSLNWMIQTSGRDQAALPAERLISEIRDMVGSRRHNLGVTPRETLIDIVVHGQDIAIPIGRTLPVPPEVAATAASRVWECRGGRKSKVFKPVPYDGLRLVADDVDWSVGDGPELRGPVLSLLLLLTGRRVVLPQLDGPGAEVLQRV; from the coding sequence ATGAACGACGACGAACTCTGGGCCGCGATCGATGCCCAGCGACTGCGCACCGCCGACCTGCTAGCAACGCTAGCGCCGGCTGACTGGTCGCATCGCTCGCTGTGCGACGGCTGGACCGTCCGCGATGTCGCCGGGCACCTCACCCTTCAGCAGATGACCGTCGGCGACATCCTCCGCCTCGTGCTCAAGCATCCGGGCGTCCACAGCCTCAACTGGATGATTCAGACCTCCGGCCGCGACCAGGCGGCCCTGCCTGCCGAACGGCTCATCAGCGAGATCCGCGACATGGTCGGCTCCCGGCGCCACAACCTCGGCGTCACTCCGCGGGAGACGCTGATCGACATCGTCGTCCACGGGCAGGACATCGCCATCCCGATCGGCCGGACGCTCCCGGTTCCGCCAGAGGTGGCCGCGACGGCGGCCTCACGTGTCTGGGAGTGCCGGGGCGGACGGAAATCGAAGGTCTTCAAGCCGGTGCCGTACGACGGTCTGCGACTGGTCGCCGACGACGTCGACTGGAGCGTGGGCGACGGGCCGGAGCTCCGCGGTCCCGTGCTGTCGTTGCTCCTGCTGCTCACCGGCCGTCGCGTCGTCCTGCCGCAACTCGACGGTCCGGGCGCGGAAGTCTTACAGCGTGTATGA
- a CDS encoding aminotransferase class V-fold PLP-dependent enzyme translates to MSILSILEPASTTSPRPAIARLATGSIPATVGSDLLVPLADGRVTDYANFDHGASAPCLESVRASVEAALPSYASVHRGNGYASRITTQWYERARAEVHAFVGARADDQVIFTRQTTDALNLLARAVPADATVIVFESEHHAALLPWPAERTVRLAAPSSPAEAVTRVADALRQAPEGPRLVVITGASNVTGEIFPIAEIAKVAKAHGARVCLDAAQLAPHRPVDIATLDVDWVALSGHKLYAPYGAGALIGRSDWLDAADPYLHGGGATHAVTSDTVVWTTGPARHEGGSPNVIGAIALASACAAISKHRDAIEQHERSLLARLRTGLAQVPGVTTYSIFGEDADRVGTVCFTVAGLTSTLVSAALSAEYGIGVRDGKFCAHPLVGHLLAGSPEHGTAVRASLGLGTTREHVDRLVDAVRTLATSGPRTEYTESAHGCQPSDDPRDLQAPRIW, encoded by the coding sequence ATGTCGATCCTGTCCATTCTCGAGCCGGCCAGTACGACGTCTCCGCGGCCGGCGATCGCCCGGCTCGCGACCGGCAGCATCCCCGCCACGGTCGGCTCGGACCTCCTGGTCCCGCTCGCCGACGGCCGGGTCACGGACTACGCGAACTTCGACCACGGTGCGAGCGCGCCGTGTCTGGAGTCCGTCCGGGCCAGTGTCGAGGCCGCCCTGCCGTCGTACGCGTCGGTGCACCGCGGCAACGGGTACGCCTCGCGGATCACCACGCAGTGGTACGAGCGGGCACGCGCCGAGGTACACGCCTTCGTCGGGGCCCGTGCGGACGACCAGGTGATCTTCACCCGGCAGACCACCGACGCGCTGAACCTGCTGGCCCGTGCGGTGCCGGCGGACGCGACTGTGATCGTGTTCGAGTCCGAGCACCACGCGGCGCTCCTGCCCTGGCCGGCCGAGCGGACCGTTCGCCTGGCCGCTCCGTCGAGCCCGGCCGAGGCCGTGACCCGTGTGGCCGACGCGCTGCGTCAGGCGCCTGAGGGCCCGCGGCTGGTCGTCATCACCGGCGCGTCCAACGTGACCGGCGAGATCTTCCCGATCGCCGAGATCGCCAAGGTGGCCAAGGCGCACGGCGCACGCGTCTGCCTCGACGCCGCGCAGCTCGCCCCGCACCGCCCGGTCGACATCGCCACCCTGGACGTCGACTGGGTCGCCCTGTCCGGTCACAAGCTCTACGCGCCGTACGGCGCGGGGGCGCTGATCGGCCGCTCCGACTGGCTCGACGCCGCCGACCCGTACCTGCACGGCGGCGGCGCGACTCATGCGGTCACCAGCGACACCGTGGTGTGGACGACCGGCCCGGCCCGCCACGAGGGCGGCTCTCCGAACGTCATCGGCGCCATCGCCCTGGCGAGTGCCTGCGCCGCGATCAGCAAGCACCGCGACGCGATCGAGCAGCACGAGCGCAGCCTGCTGGCCCGTCTGCGGACCGGCCTCGCCCAGGTCCCGGGCGTCACGACGTACTCGATCTTCGGCGAGGACGCGGACCGTGTCGGCACCGTCTGTTTCACGGTCGCCGGTCTGACCTCGACGCTGGTGTCCGCGGCGCTGAGCGCGGAGTACGGCATCGGTGTCCGGGACGGCAAGTTCTGCGCGCACCCGCTGGTCGGCCACCTCCTCGCCGGCTCCCCCGAGCACGGTACGGCGGTCCGCGCCAGCCTCGGCCTCGGGACGACCCGTGAGCACGTGGACCGGCTCGTCGACGCCGTACGCACGCTGGCCACGAGCGGCCCGCGCACGGAGTACACGGAGAGCGCGCACGGCTGTCAGCCGTCCGACGATCCCCGCGACCTCCAAGCACCCCGCATCTGGTGA
- a CDS encoding DinB family protein, giving the protein MTWRAPAVERPDGSLTAPEAELLHGYLQFYRTTLLFKCAGLTAEQLAERPSPPSNLSLLGLIRHLTKVERIWFRIHFADDPAEPLFAPELGKDADFELIDPADAQAAYDGLIAEWKLSDDAAAGHSLDDRFTFKGTESTLRMIYIHLIGEYGRHCGHADLLREQLDGTTGA; this is encoded by the coding sequence ATGACCTGGAGAGCACCTGCCGTCGAGCGTCCGGACGGCTCGCTGACCGCACCCGAAGCGGAGCTGCTGCACGGCTACCTGCAGTTTTACCGCACCACGCTGCTCTTCAAGTGCGCAGGCCTGACCGCTGAGCAGCTGGCCGAGCGGCCGTCGCCGCCCTCCAATCTGTCGCTGCTGGGCCTGATCAGGCACCTCACCAAGGTCGAGCGGATCTGGTTCCGCATCCACTTCGCCGACGACCCGGCAGAGCCGCTGTTCGCGCCGGAGCTCGGCAAGGACGCGGACTTCGAGTTGATCGACCCTGCCGACGCGCAGGCGGCGTACGACGGTCTGATCGCCGAGTGGAAGCTCTCCGACGATGCTGCCGCCGGTCACTCGCTGGACGACCGCTTCACGTTCAAAGGTACCGAGTCGACGCTGCGGATGATCTACATCCACCTGATCGGCGAATACGGCCGTCATTGCGGCCACGCCGACCTCTTGCGGGAGCAACTCGACGGCACCACAGGCGCGTAA
- a CDS encoding alkaline phosphatase D family protein produces the protein MKLSRRQLLAASTVAGASLAVPGVAVAGPNLVRRDRAALPSGIASADVTPNSAVVWSRADRPGRLVVQLTSHGRFDKAICLRGPKTDAADDFTARLPLRGLRPGQRYDYRLGFEDSDGRIGQTLDGSFSTPGRNRPVSFVFTGDTAGQGYGINPELGGMIAYKAMHDTRPDFFLHSGDNIYADGPIQAELKVADGTVWKNVVTEEVAKVAETLAEYRGRYKYNLLDENVRSLYADVPLVAQWDDHETLNNWYPGEIITDDRYVEKRVDVLAARAKKAFLEYLPMEHVGGRDRIYRKVSYGPQLDVFCLDMRTFRGANPVPSTVGPVAMLGAEQAAWLVREVAASRATWKVIASDMPLGLLVPDGDLIEAVANGLPGAPGGREHEIAWVLSQFKKRKVRNAIWLTADVHYAAAHHYDPSRAAFTDFDPFWEIVAGPINAGTFGPNALDSTFGPEVVWSKAADFPSQSPAAGNQFFGHTRIDPRTGVFTVSLRNLFGAVLWSKDITPARP, from the coding sequence ATGAAACTGAGTCGCCGTCAACTCCTTGCCGCGTCCACGGTCGCCGGGGCGTCCCTCGCCGTACCCGGTGTCGCCGTCGCGGGACCCAACCTTGTCCGTCGTGATCGCGCCGCTCTGCCGTCCGGGATCGCGAGCGCCGACGTGACGCCGAACTCGGCCGTCGTCTGGTCGCGCGCCGACCGGCCCGGCCGGCTGGTCGTCCAGCTGACCAGCCACGGCCGTTTCGACAAGGCGATCTGCCTGCGCGGCCCGAAGACGGACGCCGCGGACGATTTCACGGCGCGGCTGCCGCTGCGCGGTCTGCGCCCGGGGCAGCGGTACGACTACCGGCTCGGCTTCGAGGACTCCGATGGCCGGATCGGCCAGACGCTGGACGGTTCGTTCAGTACGCCGGGGCGTAACCGGCCGGTGTCGTTCGTGTTCACCGGCGACACCGCGGGCCAGGGCTACGGGATCAACCCCGAGCTCGGCGGGATGATCGCCTACAAGGCCATGCACGACACCCGTCCGGACTTCTTCCTGCACTCCGGCGACAACATCTACGCCGACGGCCCGATCCAGGCCGAGCTGAAAGTTGCCGACGGCACCGTGTGGAAGAACGTGGTGACCGAGGAGGTCGCGAAGGTCGCCGAGACGCTGGCCGAGTACCGCGGCCGGTACAAGTACAACCTGCTCGACGAGAACGTGCGCTCCCTGTACGCCGACGTACCGCTGGTCGCGCAGTGGGACGACCACGAGACGCTGAACAACTGGTACCCGGGCGAGATCATCACCGACGACCGGTACGTCGAGAAGCGGGTCGACGTACTCGCGGCGCGGGCCAAGAAGGCGTTCCTCGAGTACCTGCCGATGGAGCACGTCGGCGGCCGGGACCGGATCTACCGCAAGGTGAGCTACGGCCCGCAGCTCGACGTGTTCTGCCTGGACATGCGCACGTTCCGCGGTGCGAACCCGGTGCCGTCGACCGTCGGCCCGGTGGCGATGCTCGGTGCCGAGCAGGCGGCGTGGCTGGTGCGTGAGGTCGCGGCGTCGCGAGCCACCTGGAAGGTGATCGCCAGCGACATGCCGCTCGGCCTGCTGGTTCCGGACGGTGACCTGATCGAGGCGGTCGCGAACGGTCTGCCCGGGGCACCCGGCGGTCGTGAGCACGAGATCGCCTGGGTGCTCAGCCAGTTCAAGAAGCGCAAGGTCCGCAACGCGATCTGGCTGACCGCCGACGTGCACTACGCGGCGGCCCACCACTACGACCCGTCGCGGGCGGCGTTCACCGACTTCGACCCGTTCTGGGAGATCGTGGCCGGGCCGATCAACGCCGGCACCTTCGGGCCGAACGCGCTGGACAGCACGTTCGGGCCCGAGGTCGTGTGGTCGAAGGCGGCCGACTTCCCGAGCCAGTCACCGGCGGCCGGCAACCAGTTCTTCGGGCACACCCGGATCGACCCGCGGACCGGCGTGTTCACGGTCTCGCTGCGGAACCTGTTCGGCGCGGTGCTCTGGAGCAAGGACATCACCCCGGCCCGTCCGTAA
- a CDS encoding prolyl oligopeptidase family serine peptidase — MTYPESRRDDVVETLHGHQIADPYRWLEDPDSADTRDWVNRQNEYTQAELAGYSERGWFETTMSAILARPRAGVPVKKAGWYFVGRNDGTQAQDVIYVADSLDELLSRGRVLIDPNTLSEDGTDSLGSFTVSPDGKYFAYGINESGSDWTTFRLLDIATGTPVDDAVSEAKFSEATWLPDSSAYLYLHYPASGRSEGTGTASLGGGRLMLHRVGTPQSEDELVLSFPGQDQYFFTPDVSDDDRYLVVHITEGTDPSTRLWLYPISSDGLGEPVKVVDEFADEIAFVRMSGDHLVLRTDRDASRGRVVLSTMDGEFTDLIPEGESTLQAVRGTADGLATLTLVDAQPVLTLYALDGSGQRVVDVPGGGVVGLNAGPEYDELFIGLSTTTDPTLSYAVSTGSGDVRALPELVRGSGGFTPPQVTVTRQIAPGRDVPYFLITRADLDFETPRPTLMWGYGGFRIPVEADYRPGWPAWLAAGGVLVITNLRGGGEYGSEWHDAGRLKNKQNVFDDFIAVAEHLRDTGVTTPAQLAIHGRSNGGLLVGAVMTQRPDLFAVALPGVGVLDMLRFHLFTVGAAWASDFGLPDDPEQFEDLLAYSPLHRVSDGTAYPATLVTTGDHDDRVVPLHSHKFIAALQHAQSDPRPVLTRVEVNTGHGFGKPAAMIAAEWADLLAFAAHHVGLVPPEQ; from the coding sequence ATGACCTATCCGGAGAGCCGTCGCGACGATGTGGTCGAGACGTTGCACGGGCACCAGATCGCTGATCCGTACCGCTGGCTGGAAGACCCTGACTCGGCTGATACCCGGGACTGGGTCAACCGGCAGAACGAGTACACGCAGGCTGAGCTGGCCGGCTACTCCGAGCGTGGCTGGTTCGAGACCACCATGTCCGCGATCCTCGCGCGCCCACGCGCCGGCGTACCGGTCAAGAAGGCGGGCTGGTACTTCGTCGGGCGCAACGACGGCACGCAGGCACAGGACGTGATCTACGTTGCCGATTCGCTCGACGAACTGCTGTCCCGCGGCCGCGTGCTGATCGACCCGAACACCCTCTCCGAGGACGGCACCGACTCGCTCGGGTCGTTCACCGTGTCGCCGGACGGGAAGTACTTCGCGTACGGCATCAACGAGAGCGGCAGCGACTGGACGACGTTCCGGCTGCTCGACATCGCCACCGGTACGCCGGTCGACGATGCGGTGTCGGAAGCCAAGTTCAGCGAGGCTACGTGGCTGCCGGACAGTTCGGCGTACCTGTATCTGCACTACCCGGCGAGCGGGCGCAGCGAGGGGACCGGGACGGCGTCGCTCGGCGGCGGGCGGTTGATGCTGCACCGAGTCGGCACACCGCAGTCCGAGGACGAGCTGGTGCTGAGCTTCCCGGGTCAGGACCAGTACTTCTTCACGCCCGACGTGTCTGACGACGACCGCTACCTCGTAGTCCACATCACCGAGGGCACCGATCCCAGCACGCGGCTCTGGTTGTACCCGATCAGCTCGGACGGGCTGGGCGAGCCGGTGAAGGTCGTCGACGAGTTCGCGGACGAGATCGCGTTCGTACGGATGTCCGGCGACCACCTGGTACTGCGGACCGACCGGGACGCGTCCCGTGGCCGCGTGGTGCTCTCGACGATGGACGGTGAGTTCACCGACCTCATCCCGGAGGGAGAGTCGACACTGCAGGCAGTCCGCGGTACTGCGGACGGCCTGGCCACGCTGACGCTCGTTGATGCGCAGCCGGTGTTGACGCTCTACGCGTTGGACGGATCCGGCCAGCGGGTCGTCGACGTACCTGGCGGGGGAGTGGTCGGCCTCAACGCCGGACCGGAGTACGACGAGCTGTTCATCGGACTGTCGACGACAACCGACCCCACGCTGTCGTACGCCGTTTCTACCGGGTCAGGCGACGTACGCGCACTGCCGGAACTGGTCCGTGGCTCTGGTGGATTCACGCCGCCACAGGTCACCGTGACGCGCCAGATCGCCCCCGGCCGCGACGTGCCGTACTTCCTGATCACCCGGGCCGACCTGGACTTCGAGACGCCGCGTCCGACGCTCATGTGGGGGTACGGCGGGTTCCGCATCCCGGTCGAGGCCGACTACCGCCCCGGCTGGCCGGCATGGCTTGCTGCAGGCGGCGTACTGGTCATCACGAACCTGCGTGGTGGCGGCGAGTACGGGTCCGAGTGGCACGACGCGGGCCGGCTCAAGAACAAGCAGAACGTGTTCGACGACTTCATCGCGGTCGCTGAACACCTGCGGGACACCGGCGTGACCACTCCGGCGCAGCTGGCCATCCACGGTCGCAGCAACGGCGGACTGCTCGTCGGCGCCGTCATGACGCAGCGACCGGACCTGTTCGCGGTCGCATTGCCCGGCGTGGGCGTCCTGGACATGCTGCGGTTCCACCTGTTCACCGTGGGAGCGGCATGGGCGTCCGACTTCGGTCTGCCGGACGATCCCGAGCAGTTCGAGGACCTGTTGGCGTACTCGCCACTGCATCGCGTCAGCGACGGTACGGCGTACCCGGCAACTCTCGTGACCACAGGTGACCACGACGACCGGGTGGTGCCGTTGCACAGCCACAAGTTCATCGCGGCGCTGCAGCATGCCCAATCCGATCCGCGGCCTGTCTTGACCCGGGTCGAGGTCAACACCGGCCATGGCTTCGGAAAGCCCGCCGCGATGATCGCGGCGGAGTGGGCGGACCTACTGGCGTTCGCTGCTCACCATGTAGGTCTCGTACCTCCTGAGCAGTAG